One Deltaproteobacteria bacterium DNA segment encodes these proteins:
- a CDS encoding gamma-glutamylcyclotransferase translates to MIEYFSYGSNLNQESLDVFCDKTKKPRIPLHERNPRRARLRNYALDFNYYSPLMGGGAANLEPSPGEEVEGVVFTMTEQDMATLDQRERAPEYFKRILVSVVLEDGTTLHDVVAYVACEDKKSPFTPPTRDYKAVIVAGAESYALSPEWIRKLKDLPEQDPTFKK, encoded by the coding sequence ATGATCGAGTACTTTTCCTATGGATCAAACCTAAACCAGGAATCCCTGGACGTGTTCTGCGACAAGACGAAAAAGCCCCGAATCCCCCTGCATGAGAGGAACCCACGCCGCGCCCGCCTCAGGAACTATGCACTCGATTTTAACTACTATTCCCCGCTCATGGGGGGAGGAGCTGCAAACCTTGAACCCTCTCCGGGTGAGGAGGTGGAGGGGGTGGTCTTCACGATGACGGAACAGGACATGGCGACCCTCGACCAGCGCGAGCGCGCGCCCGAGTATTTCAAACGCATACTCGTCTCGGTGGTGCTCGAGGACGGCACCACGCTCCACGACGTGGTCGCATACGTGGCATGTGAAGACAAGAAATCCCCGTTCACCCCGCCGACCAGGGATTACAAGGCGGTTATTGTGGCAGGAGCAGAATCCTATGCTCTGTCTCCGGAATGGATAAGAAAACTTAAGGATCTGCCAGAGCAGGATCCCACCTTCAAAAAATAG